One Streptomyces dangxiongensis genomic window, GGGTTCTTGGCCACCCCGTCGGCCGTGGACTGGTCCGCCTTGGCGGTCAGCGGTTGCTCACCGCTGGTGTCTGCCACGTCGACGGCAGCCGTGCTCCGTTCCGCCACCGTCGTCCCTGCCTCCCCATCCGTTGCACGCTGTCCGACGCCGAAACCAATTGTGCCCACAGTCCGCCGCTATGCACGACACACAGCGGCGGACGATGGTTGTGCGCGTACCCCCGCCTCAACGCCCCAGACGCCCGCGCACCATACCCACGAGCGAGTTGAGTTCCTCGATGCGCATCCGCCGGGCCGCCACGAAGAAGACACCCAGCAGGACGGCGCCGCCGGCGAGCAGCGCGGCGAACGAGCCGACGACGCCCTGGCCGAGGGTGTGCCCGATGCCGTAGCAGACCGCGCCGCTGAGCAGGGCCGCGGGCAGGGAGGCGATGGCCAGCCGCGCGTACGTGCGCAGCACCCGGGCCTCGTCCAGGTCGCCGCCCAGCCGCTTGCGCAGCCGCCGCCAGGCGATGCCCACCCCGATGGCGTAGGCGAGGCCGTAGGCGGCGGCCATGCCGGCGACCGCCCAGCGCGGCGGCAGCAGGAAGTAGCAGAGAGCCGAGGCGCTCGCGTTGACCGCGGCCACGATGACCGTGTTGTAGAAGGGGGTGCGGGTGTCCTCGTAGGCGTAGAAGGCGCGCAGGACGACGTACTGCACGGAGTACGGGATCAGGCCGAGACCGAAGGCCATCAGCATGTATCCCATGTTCACGGCGGCACTCGTGCCCGCGGAGCCGAAGATCAGCGTGCACATGGGGATGCCGAGCGCGAGGAAGCCGAAGGCGATCGGGACGATGGCCACGGCGGTGGTGCGCAGGCCCTGGGAGATGTCGTCACGGACCGCGCCTCCGTCGCCCTCGGCGGCCGAGCGCGAGATGCGCGGCAGCAGGGCGGCCATCAGGGAGACGGTGATGATGGCCTGCGGCAGGCCCCAGATCAGCTGGGCGTTGGCGTAGGCGGCGAAGCCGGCGCCCTTGATGCCGGAGTCCTTGCCGGCGGCGGTGGACAACTGGGTCACCACCATGGCGCCCGCCTGGTTGGCGAGGACGAACAGCACCGTCCACTTGGCGAGCATCGCGGCCTTGCCCAGGCCGTGGCCGCGCCAGTCGAAGCGCAGCCGGACCCGGAACCCTGTCTCCCGCAGATACGGGATCATCGCCAGCGCCTGGACGACCAGACCGAGCAGCACGCCGACGCCGAGCAGGCGCTGGCCCTCCGGCGGGATGTTCGTGACGGTCATGTGGGAGTTGGCCGCGGTGCCGTAGACCCAGATGAACATGCCGAGCGCCACGATGATGACGATGTTGTTCAGCACCGGGGTCCACATCATCGCGCCGAACTTTCCGCGCGCGTTGAGGATCTGACCCATCACCACGTGGATGCCCATGAAGAAGATCGAGGGCAGGAAGTAGCGGGTGAAGGTGACGGCGACGTC contains:
- the murJ gene encoding murein biosynthesis integral membrane protein MurJ; the encoded protein is MSAPYDGDRGEGAAGSGYPEPPPEPGQVPPQHAADMYLQDAYEQDPYRAHDLSAQDPVAEALYDRAAHPPPPPGTYDPQQPLYAPPAQSPYSPDPRVWAQPPAPEPEAPAPYLPYGDDPRTTQFVGVDDLVTHSGEEYHEPDAFAHLFKDQQHSGGHSPVDPSAAPGSATAPGGGPYGQGPQQGDPYAAGAYPAHASYTAGATAGHPAQSTVPAPAAAPALAGVPGGPGTTEPEGRAADTASAAPAKKGGRATGLLKSSAVMAAGTMVSRLTGFVRSALIAAALGLGFLADSFQVAYQLPTMIYILTVGGGLNSVFVPQLVRSMKEDEDGGEAFANRLLTLVMVALAALTGLAMFAAPLLVRLLSNPVATNPAGNDVAVTFTRYFLPSIFFMGIHVVMGQILNARGKFGAMMWTPVLNNIVIIVALGMFIWVYGTAANSHMTVTNIPPEGQRLLGVGVLLGLVVQALAMIPYLRETGFRVRLRFDWRGHGLGKAAMLAKWTVLFVLANQAGAMVVTQLSTAAGKDSGIKGAGFAAYANAQLIWGLPQAIITVSLMAALLPRISRSAAEGDGGAVRDDISQGLRTTAVAIVPIAFGFLALGIPMCTLIFGSAGTSAAVNMGYMLMAFGLGLIPYSVQYVVLRAFYAYEDTRTPFYNTVIVAAVNASASALCYFLLPPRWAVAGMAAAYGLAYAIGVGIAWRRLRKRLGGDLDEARVLRTYARLAIASLPAALLSGAVCYGIGHTLGQGVVGSFAALLAGGAVLLGVFFVAARRMRIEELNSLVGMVRGRLGR